From Drosophila yakuba strain Tai18E2 chromosome 2L, Prin_Dyak_Tai18E2_2.1, whole genome shotgun sequence, one genomic window encodes:
- the LOC6528772 gene encoding CCR4-NOT transcription complex subunit 1 isoform X1, with product MCPRLRAVAVKALLLVSKPCAMHLSDTKPTDTDSFSDFLQFVKEHGLEADRSSLRHLFSVINFSDPAPSVTAQLQAKLLGAQLQRQLQSSSFVSNICYAFDQYFASNQKSIKAAAVADLVGQVARLTGINKVCECVFALAVTHSSYTELRHSARNNLKGSLSELIDSYLGKNNSSPASSGLQEISFDLLQYLLCCLSEYVKPQLEAQFLVKLREEFPRQAVPLVLAPFLYGSTTATIAGAGASETDAEAEATTSSNSSSSEADALNEVGIEDIYDHLSEIIFTNQGKNNIMDTSWINLILEIGYEFTSSVEECKNHLCSRERERAELQSKDVAKIVGLMCRRHSSLLDCNVNLPTPANFWPGQGQGAGSNSSGSSQTQITPQQQTPGSSNNNDGSDGNSSSDKKDKKETTDATQTWKPDVFVQALKEVVPQLNWKDVCMELDHPEFVLKDRIGLELLLTILRLATGSNIFPHPECIYRHWANTEGQLSLIATMLKNPDLFSFADFVFSQPALDVLKTAPDADNKEISAWKSLHLVEVLLTIADKGYYTQVHELFKFPAQNCPDVLFLALLNTSPPMTPLRQDLFNQLIPTFLGNHPNSNVILASAWSSNNFQLRSNIMNAMSEWYLRGNEFDQVKLSRILDLAQDLKALSALLNARSFLFIIDLACLASRREYLKLEKWLTDKIREHGEPFMQAIIKVLHRRCPQVINAKVPEDQLPPKQAQLLPETVTTMINCLQTCINNCMQPEMVEVIMQMTANVAIMANKARAQQQQPGLVPPPPPTILRGHRGMDLPGGIVPPPPQQPFSGNLNAQMFGPGMDPLTNMSNNIAGLNLSGPNGAFNFGNMLTSPSRLMTPGANPYPLNLMQMPQAPPPPNVGNLGRMLPGGPQQQTPTPTPTAPNPNNPVMADLQIPVSKEVEDEVNSYFQRIYNHQPNPTLSIDEVLDILQRFKESSNRREQEVFLCMLRNLFEEYRFFCQYPEKELQITAQLFGGIIDRNLVPTFVALGLSLRCVLDALRKPDGSKLYYFGVTALDRFRTRLHTYNKYCEHIRSIPHFSDFPPHLIQYVEYGMHGQEPPPQKLIGLSNTIPSAISSGPATEPIYRNSSMLGNMPAATPGSGPKSSAAISHATRMKSIANATNIDTLLVANQEEKVTVPPEPVQDKTAFIFNNLSQLNIPQKCDEIKEIMTKEYWPWLAQYLVLKRASMEFNFHTLYYNFLDALKNGEINRFVTKETLRNIKVLLRSDKGVINFSDRSLLKNLGHWLGMMTLGRNRPILQLDLDLKSLLAEAYHKGQQELLFVVPFVAKILESSAKSRIFRSPNPWTMGIMYVLGELHQEPDLKLNLKFEIEVLCKTLNLELAKLRPVIYLKDPSRALLIEQQMSQPKPKQLEAVVPAPTLPREQQSPAQPPPPPQQQQQPQQQAPPPPSSADVDAQNAAAMMMAAGGANSTPGSVSSPNLPTDPSQVVLPPPEPRYSYVDVNVSNFQLIGQQLVLPPNTPFLHANPGIKHIVVNAVERTITDWLQPIVDRSIRIACATTEQIIRKDFALDADENRMRTAAHQMVRNLAAGMAMITGKDEIARAISQNLHKALLSALNGMPSMAEIQAAAMQLASENVELVCAFIQKTSAEKAAAEIDRRLSTDFETRKIAREEGNRFVDAQILSYQQERLPEAVRIKVGPAPATLYAVYSEFARSIPGFQQMSDRDIALFVPKPTDLSQPNVFANDESSMVYAELASKMETFMNTAIGVPSLQIQASKMHMLLNALMATRRLRDQESAFNLLTRAVEGLTEGLVNMHENMEQMKLYQNIHLRIIGLLHNSFGAPNTERAVTKCFFDIREEARYNVEAARALITSHFVNLNQFDGMLRDCMDNGNNYVATSFGIALLERLIMDDRVINIVSDNEFMATVELLGRLTQHRHRYPECIVNAIDTLWSGNFNSSSDYSPFNGSERYLSGASHYIHSGMHHVRSCDTDDPPGLQEKTEFLLKDWVALYTQQNQQSTRDARNFGAFVQKMNTYGILKTDDLITRFFRQATHICTDVVYRMFAEPSLPINQAKNKIFQWIDAFVHLIAMLVRHSGEAGNPTTKINLLNKVLGIVLGTLLKDHEMRGVSFQQVGYHRFFMMLFMELCSADVILESLMHSIVSAFAYTYHLLNPSVAPGFCFAWLELISHRVFLGRILVQIPGQKGWPLYAQLLQDLFKYLAPFLRNTELGKPVQLLYKGTLRVLLVLLHDFPEFLCDYHFGFCDTIPPNCVQMRNIILSAFPRNMRLPDPFTPNLKVDMLSDSSNAPKVLSSYIMNIQPPNFKKDLDSYLKARAPVTFLSELRGHLQVTSEPGTRYNMALMNALVMYVGTQAIALIRNKNFVPNTSNIAHSAHMDIFQNLAVDLDTEGRYLFLNAIANQLRYPNSHTHYFSCAVLHLFAEANSEAIQEQITRVLLERLIVNRPHPWGLLITFIELIKNPIYKFWDHDFVHCAPEITKLFESVARSCLAKSNVTQQLNMPVVDGEAQEVANIN from the exons ATGTGTCCCAGATTGCGGGCAGTCGCTGTCAAGGCACTTCTACTGGTTTCAAAACCCTGTGCAATGCATCTCTCCGATACTAAACCAACCGATACTGATAGCTTCTCCGACTTCTTGCAGTTCGTTAAAGAGCACGGCCTGGAAGCGGATCGCAGCAGCCTGCGCCACCTGTTCTCCGTGATCAACTTCAGCGATCCCGCGCCATCAGTTACCGCCCAGCTGCAGGCGAAGCTCTTGGGCGCCCAATtgcagcggcagctgcagaGTTCCTCGTTTGTTTCCAACATCTGCTACGCTTTTGACCAGTACTTCGCCAGCAATCAGAAG TCCATAAAGGCTGCTGCGGTAGCGGATCTCGTTGGCCAAGTCGCCCGACTGACCGGCATCAACAAGGTTTGTGAGTGCGTCTTTGCCTTGGCCGTGACCCACTCCTCGTACACAGAACTCAGGCATTCGGCCAGGAACAACTTAAAAGGTAGCCTCAGCGAACTGATAGACTCTTATTTGGGTAAAAACAATAGCAGCCCGGCTAGCAGCGGTCTTCAGGAGATCTCCTTCGATCTACTGCAGTATTTATTGTGCTGCCTTAGCGAGTACGTAAAACCGCAGCTGGAAGCACAGTTTTTGGTCAAGCTTCGGGAGGAGTTTCCGCGCCAGGCGGTACCGCTGGTTTTAGCGCCGTTTCTGTACGGCTCGACGACGGCGACGATTGCGGGAGCAGGTGCCAGCGAAACGGATGCGGAGGCCGAAGCGACGACTAGCAGCAACAGCTCCAGTTCCGAGGCAGATGCTCTGAACGAGGTGGGAATCGAGGATATTTATGACCATTTAagcgaaataatatttaccaACCAG ggcaaaaataatattatggACACATCTTGGATTAATCTAATCCTTGAAATCGGTTATGAATTTACATCGAGCGTTGAAGAGTGCAAGAATCATTTGTGTTCCCGTGAACGAGAACGCGCTGAGCTCCAGTCCAAAGATGTCGCCAAGATCGTGGGTCTTATGTGCCGCCGGCACTCGTCCCTGCTCGATTGTAATGTGAATCTACCGACACCGGCCAACTTCTGGCCTGGTCAGGGGCAGGGCgctggcagcaacagcagtggGTCTTCTCAGACACAAATCACTCCGCAGCAACAGACCCCAGGCAGCAGTAACAACAACGATGGCAGCGATGGCAATTCGTCCAGTGATAAGAAGGACAAGAAGGAGACGACGGATGCCACGCAAACTTGGAAGCCAGATGTCTTTGTGCAGGCGCTCAAGGAGGTGGTGCCTCAGCTTAACTGGAAGGACGTGTGCATGG AACTGGATCATCCCGAGTTCGTGCTGAAGGATCGTATCGGTTTGGAGCTATTGCTCACCATCCTTCGACTGGCCACTGGCTCCAACATATTTCCACATCCAGAATGCATTTACCGTCACTGGGCAAACACGGAAGGTCAGCTGTCGCTTATCGCGACAATGCTGAAGAACCCCGATCTCTTCTCCTTCGCCGACTTTGTTTTTAGCCAACCAGCGTTGGATGTGCTTAAAACGGCTCCGGATGCGGACAACAAGGAGATCTCGGCCTGGAAGTCGCTTCACCTGGTGGAGGTGTTGCTCACTATTGCGGACAAGGGATACTATACGCAGGTCCATGAGCTGTTCAAGTTCCCAGCGCAGAACTGTCCCGATGTGCTATTTTTGGCCTTATTGAACACAAGTCCGCCTATGACGCCACTACGTCAGGATCTGTTTAACCAACTGATACCAACGTTCCTTGGCAACCACCCCAACTCAAACGTTATCTTGGCTAGCGCCTGGAGCTCGAACAACTTCCAACTTCGGTCCAATATCATGAATGCTATGTCCGAGTGGTATCTGCGAGGCAATGAGTTCGATCAGGTGAAACTGTCGCGAATTCTGGATCTTGCTCAGGATTTAAAAGCGCTATCGGCGCTGCTTAATGCCCGCTCCTTTTTATTCATTATCGACCTGGCTTGCCTTGCCTCTCGACGCGAGTACCTGAAGCTGGAAAAGTGGCTTACTGATAAAATTCGCGAACATGGGGAGCCTTTTATGCAGGCTATAATCAAGGTTCTGCACCGCCGCTGCCCACAGGTTATCAACGCCAAAGTGCCAGAGGACCAGCTGCCTCCGAAGCAGGCGCAGCTCTTGCCCGAGACAGTTACCACCATGATCAACTGTCTGCAAACGTGCATCAATAACTGCATGCAGCCGGAGATGGTCGAAGTCATCATGCAAATGACCGCAAACGTGGCCATTATGGCTAACAAGGCGCGTgctcaacagcagcagccaggatTAGTTCCGCCGCCTCCACCAACAATTCTGCGCGGCCATCGTGGTATGGATCTGCCAGGGGGCATTGTCCCTCCGCCACCGCAGCAACCGTTCTCCGGAAACCTCAACGCGCAGATGTTCGGACCTGGAATGGATCCGCTGACAAATATGTCCAACAACATAGCCGGCCTTAACCTGAGCGGCCCGAACGGAGCATTTAATTTTGGAAACATGCTGA CCTCTCCATCGCGTCTGATGACTCCGGGAGCCAATCCCTATCCGCTGAACCTCATGCAGATGCCACAggctccaccaccacccaatGTAGGCAACCTCGGCCGCATGCTGCCAGGGGGTCCACAACAGCAGACTCCAACGCCGACTCCAACAGCCCCTAATCCAAACAACCCTGTGATGGCCGATCTCCAGATACCTGTGTCGAAGGAAGTTGAAGACGAGGTCAACTCATACTTTCAGCGCATCTACAACCACCAGCCGAATCCAACGCTGTCCATCGATGAAGTGCTGGACATTTTGCAACGATTTAAAGAGTCAAGTAACCGGCGCGAGCAGGAAGTCTTTTTGTGCATGCTGCGCAATCTTTTCGAGGAATACCGCTTTTTCTGTCAATATCCAGAGAAAGAGCTACAGATTACTGCGCAGCTATTTGGTGGCATTATTGACCGCAACCTGGTGCCCACTTTTGTAGCGCTGGGTCTTTCTCTGCGGTGTGTCTTGGATGCTCTCCGTAAGCCCGATGGATCCAAACTTTACTATTTCGGTGTGACGGCACTAGACAGGTTCAGAACTCGATTGCATACCTACAACAAATACTGCGAGCATATCCGCTCCATTCCTCACTTCTCTGACTTTCCGCCGCACCTTATTCAGTATGTGGAATACGGAATGCACGGCCAGGAGCCGCCGCCGCAGAAGTTGATTGGACTCAGCAATACGATTCCTTCTGCGATATCCAGCGGACCAGCAACGGAACCAATTTACAGGAACAGCTCGATGTTAG GCAATATGCCCGCTGCCACCCCGGGATCGGGGCCGAAATCAAGCGCTGCTATATCACATGCCACGAGAATGAAGTCAATCGCCAATGCCACCAATATCGACACACTTTTGGTGGCCAACCAGGAAGAGAAAGTGACTGTGCCACCTGAACCTGTACAGGACAAAACTGCCTTTATTTTCAATAACCTGAGCCAGCTGAACATACCGCAGAAGTGCGATGAGATAAAGGAGATTATGACCAAGGAGTATTGGCCGTGGCTAGCGCAATATTTGGTCCTCAAACGTGCATCAATGGAGTTCAACTTCCACACACTCTATTACAACTTTTTGGATGCACTCAAAAACGGCGAGATTAACCGATTCGTAACCAAAGAGACCCTACGCAACATCAAGGTACTCTTGCGCTCCGATAAGGGAGTTATTAATTTCTCCGATCGTAGTCTGCTGAAGAACCTAGGACACTGGTTGGGCATGATGACCTTAGGTCGCAATCGCCCTATCCTGCAATTGGACCTAGATCTTAAATCCCTTTTGGCTGAAGCTTACCATAAGGGCCAGCAGGAACTGCTTTTTGTGGTTCCTTTCGTTGCCAAGATCCTTGAGTCGTCCGCCAAGTCTCGTATTTTCCGATCACCCAATCCTTGGACAATGGGTATTATGTACGTGCTTGGTGAGCTTCACCAGGAGCCAGACCTCAAGCTGAACCTCAAGTTTGAAATCGAAGTTCTATGCAAAACACTTAATTTGGAGTTGGCCAAGTTGCGACCAGTGATCTACCTGAAGGATCCCAGTCGTGCTCTTCTTATTGAACAGCAGATGTCgcaaccaaaaccgaaacaaCTTGAGGCAGTGGTTCCTGCACCCACACTACCGCGTGAACAGCAATCCCCGGCACAgcctccgccgccaccacaacagcagcaacaaccgcagcagcaggcacCTCCACCGCCATCTTCTGCGGACGTGGACGCTCAAAATGCGGCCGCCATGATGAtggcagcaggaggagctAATAGTACTCCTGGATCGGTATCTTCGCCTAATCTACCCACCGATCCCAGCCAGGTGGTACTACCGCCACCAGAGCCGCGCTATTCGTACGTGGACGTAAACGTGAGCAACTTCCAGCTTATTGGTCAGCAGTTGGTACTGCCACCCAATACACCGTTCCTGCACGCCAATCCCGGAATCAAACATATTGTGGTCAACGCCGTAGAGCGCACGATAACCGACTGGTTGCAGCCTATTGTGGACCGAAGCATCCGAATCGCCTGTGCTACCACAGAGCAGATCATCCGCAAGGACTTTGCCTTAGATGCTGACGAGAACCGAATGCGCACTGCCGCTCATCAGATGGTACGAAACCTGGCCGCCGGCATGGCTATGATTACCGGTAAGGATGAGATAGCGCGTGCTATTAGCCAGAATCTGCACAAAGCCCTGCTGTCGGCTCTAAATGGGATGCCCAGCATGGCGGAGATCCAAGCTGCTGCTATGCAGCTAGCAAGCGAAAATGTTGAGCTGGTTTGCGCTTTCATTCAGAAAACATCGGCTGAAAAGGCAGCGGCTGAGATCGATAGGCGCCTAAGCACCGATTTCGAGACCAGGAAAATTGCTCGTGAAGAGGGCAACCGTTTTGTGGACGCCCAGATCCTTAGCTATCAACAGGAGCGTCTTCCAGAAGCAGTGCGTATCAAGGTGGGCCCGGCTCCAGCTACACTTTATGCTGTGTACTCGGAGTTCGCTAGAAGCATACCTGGCTTCCAGCAGATGAGCGATCGGGATATTGCTCTATTTGTGCCCAAGCCGACGGATTTGTCCCAGCCAAATGTGTTTGCTAATGATGAGAGCAGCATGGTATACGCGGAACTGGCAAGCAAAATGGAGACCTTTATGAACACGGCCATTGGAGTGCCGTCACTCCAGATCCAGGCTAGCAAGATGCACATGCTTCTCAACGCGTTGATGGCGACGCGTCGACTGCGTGACCAAGAGTCTGCCTTCAACCTGCTGACCCGCGCGGTGGAGGGTTTGACAGAAGGATTGGTTAATATGCATGAAAACATGGAACAAATGAAGCTGTATCAAAATATCCATCTCCGTATCATTGGTTTGCTGCACAACAGTTTTGGTGCTCCAAACACAGAGCGAGCGgtaacaaaatgttttttcgACATTCGAGAGGAGGCGCGATATAACGTGGAGGCAGCTCGCGCGCTGATTACGTCGCACTTTGTCAATCTCAATCAGTTTGACGGAATGCTCCGCGACTGCATGGACAACGGAAACAATTATGTGGCCACATCGTTCGGTATCGCACTGCTGGAGCGCCTAATCATGGATGATCGAGTGATTAACATTGTTTCGGACAACGAATTCATGGCCACTGTTGAGCTTCTAGGTAGGCTAACTCAGCATCGCCATCGGTATCCAGAATGCATTGTGAATGCTATTGATACGCTCTGGAGCGGAAACTTTAACTCAAGCAGCGACTACAGCCCGTTCAACGGCAGTGAGCGCTACTTGTCGGGAGCTTCCCACTACATCCACTCCGGCATGCACCACGTCAGG TCATGCGATACAGATGATCCGCCGGGCTTGCAAGAGAAGACAGAGTTTTTGCTTAAGGATTGGGTTGCACTGTATACACAACAGAACCAGCAGTCTACACGCGATGCACGCAACTTCGGAGCATTTGTTCAAAAGATGAACACATATGGAATTCTGAAGACGGACGACTTGATTACCCGCTTTTTCCGCCAAGCCACACACATTTGCACGGATGTGGTGTACAGAATGTTCGCCGAGCCAAGTTTACCAATCAACCAGGCCAAGAACAAAATATTCCAATGGATCGATGCGTTCGTCCACCTAATCGCAATGCTCGTGCGACACTCAGGTGAAGCAGGTAATCCAACTACGAAGATCAACCTTTTGAACAAGGTGTTGGGCATTGTTCTCGGAACGCTGCTTAAGGACCATGAGATGCGCGGCGTGAGTTTCCAGCAGGTTGGCTACCATCGCTTCTTCATGATGCTGTTCATGGAGCTGTGCTCGGCCGATGTGATTCTCGAGTCTCTTATGCACAGCATTGTGTCGGCCTTCGCTTACACATATCACTTGTTAAATCCCAGCGTGGCTCCGGGCTTCTGCTTTGCTTGGTTGGAGCTCATTTCGCATCGCGTCTTCCTGGGCCGCATCCTCGTCCAGATTCCCGGGCAAAAGGGCTGGCCGCTTTACGCCCAATTGTTGCAGGACCTTTTTAAATATCTTGCGCCCTTCTTACGCAACACTGAGCTTGGCAAACCAGTCCAACTTTTGTACAAGGGGACGCTGCGTGTTCTACTCGTTCTTCTACACGACTTCCCGGAGTTCTTGTGCGATTATCATTTTGGGTTCTGTGACACCATCCCACCCAACTGCGTCCAGATGCGTAACATCATCCTGTCGGCGTTTCCGCGCAACATGCGCTTGCCCGATCCCTTCACGCCCAACCTAAAGGTTGATATGCTGTCGGACAGTAGCAATGCACCTAAGGTGCTTAGCAGCTACATTATGAACATCCAGCCGCCGAACTTCAAGAAGGATTTGGACTCGTACCTCAAGGCTCGGGCACCGGTTACTTTCCTCTCGGAGTTACGTGGTCACTTGCAGGTGACCAGCGAGCCAGGAACTCGATACAATATGGCACTGATGAATGCTCTGGTCATGTATGTGGGTACGCAGGCGATTGCGTTAATCAG aaacaAAAACTTTGTGCCGAACACCTCAAACATAGCACACAGCGCTCACATGGATATCTTCCAGAATCTTGCTGTTGATTTGGATACGGAGGGTCGCTATCTGTTCTTGAATGCGATTGCGAACCAGTTGCGCTATCCCAACAGCCACACACACTACTTCAGCTGCGCTGTGCTACATCTGTTTGCCGAGGCCAACTCGGAGGCAATTCAGGAGCAGATCACTCGCGTGCTTCTGGAACGTTTGATCGTGAACCGCCCGCATCCTTGGGGACTGTTGATCACTTTTATTGAGCTGATCAAAAATCCCATCTATAAGTTCTGGGACCATGACTTTGTGCACTGTGCGCCAGAGATTACCAA GCTTTTCGAATCGGTGGCTCGGTCCTGTCTGGCCAAGTCGAACGTCACCCAGCAGTTGAACATGCCCGTCGTCGATGGCGAGGCCCAGGAGGTAGCCAACATCAACTGA